Genomic segment of Pseudothermotoga hypogea DSM 11164 = NBRC 106472:
TCGTTTATCTCGAGAACGACTATGCCATCGAATCTTTCACGCACCAGTTCGAACACTCGCTCGAACGGAATTTTTCCAAGTCCTAAAGGTAAATGTAAATCCCCCACCCCGTACAAGTAAGCGAAATGGAGCTCTCTCGAGAGTGAACTTTCAGCATCGTCTTCTGGTTTTCCAAAATTGTCGTGAACGTGCAGTTCGAAAGTATGGGGAAGTCCGAGAGTGAGCTGTTCCAATAACTTTTGCTCGTCCCCTTTCACTCTCAGGAAGAGATGTCCCACATCGATCAAGAGTTTCACCTGCGGATGGTTCGCGGCTGTAACAATCTGCAAAGTGTGTTCCACCAGCTGTTTGGTGTTCTCAACGACAAGACAGACGTTCGTCCTCTCAAGTTTGGTGCAGAGTCTTTTCAGATTCTCGATCTCTCTACGTTTTTTCTCTTCGTCTTTACCAAACCAACCGGAGTGATGGACGACCGTCAGCGCGCCTATACTGGAAGCGAAGTCAATGGTCGCCGAGAGGATCTGAAGATCTTCTTTCCTGTCTGAAGTCAGATCCACAGGGTCTGGTCCGTGAACTGTGAACTTCAGACTCGAACGCTTCAGAACCTGTGCGATACGGTTCAATCTTTCGGGGACGATCTCACCGTTAAAGATGACATCCAGACCTGCGGGGGGAATCTCGACACAGTCGAACCCAAGACATTCAAACTTCTCGAGTTCTTCTTTGAATTTCTCTTCTGAACCAGACAGACGCTTCGTGTCGATGTTTATTCCAATCAATCTGACCACACTGTCACCTTCGTCTTTTGTAATTTTTCGAAACAGTCTGTAATGGATTGACACCAATCGTAACCTTTGCTATAGTTATTATAGATGGCTTCATAGACCTCAGAGAAAAAGTACCGTCCACCACTTGAACCTTTGGGTGTCTGTTAAGATATCCTGTCGTTCCTTGAACTTGGTCTGATCTTTCAGTCTTATTCTATCTCTAAAAGGAGGGATTTGTGTGAGAAGGTTGCTCTTCGTGGTACTGTTGTGCGCAGCGGTCTTGCTCTTCGCAAGCGTTGAGGACAGCATCGTTCAAGTGGGACGCACGCTCGAGAAGAACGGAATCAACGAGGTACGTTACGCGGTATGGGGCACTGGAGATCCCAACAGCGTGCTCAGGGTTCTGGGTATCGTTGAGGCGGCGAGGCGCATCAACGACATCTGGGCTAAGAACAACATCAACGTCAAGGTGATCATCAGAGAGACGCGTTACGAACTGGACTTCACGCAGATGTATCAGGAATTTTTGAGCAAGCAACCTCTTGGAACTGCTGGTGATTTTCTGGTGAACTCGTACGTGTACATCGCACCGCTCGCCGAAGAAGGTTATCTGCTCGATCTGACGCCGTACCTCGAGAAACACAAAGAGCTCCTCGATGACTTCTTTGCCTCTCACATCGAAGTGGCCAAGTACAAAGGAAGGATCTACGGCCTGCCACAGGACACCGAGGCGAGACCCTTCTACATCAGGAAAGACATCGCAGCCAAGGTTGGACTCGACCTGCACGGCTTGGACCAGAAGGTCTTGAAAGGTGAGTTCACCTGGTTCGATGTCTACGAGTGGGCGAAGAAGACTGTTCAGTTGGGAGCCTCGCAGTGGGGTCTGATTCACAGAAGAGGAAGCGCACATCCTGACCTGATGCAGTTCATACTCGCCTTTGGAAGCAAACTGTACGATCCTGCAGATGGGAAGCTCGTATTCGACAAAGAAGCGATCTACAAGTGGCTCACGATCGAGTGGGTCTTTGCGAGAGAGAAACTGCTTCCGTCCGACATGATGGCTTGGGATTGGGCAAAGCAGGTTCATCCGGCCATAGTTGATGGAAAGACTCTGTTCGACATCGGTGGGACTTGGTACTGGACAGAGTGGCAAACCAAGGATTACTACACCGATCCGAAGACCGGGCAGATGAGGGGATTGAAACCCGAAGAGGTCGAGCAGTGGTTCTACTACACGCTGTTCCCGGCGGGAGAACCTGGAAAGAAACCCGTGACGCTGAGCCAGCCGTTCATGTGGATGGTCAGTTCGAAGGCCGGCGCGCAGAACCCCAAGTACAGCGCTCTGAAGTCCACCTACGATGAACTCGCTTTCCTGATCGTCGCTAAGGCGTCCGATCCAGAGATCAACGCCATACACAGCATCATAAGTGCGCACTTGCCAGTTGGAAAAGCTTCGGCCGCGTTGCTCGCCAACAAAGAATGGCTCGACAAACTGTACAACCTCCAAATCGACCTCGATCCGAGCGTGAAAGAGAAGATCGCTGGCATCGTCAAAGCGACTGTCAATCCAATCAACGCAAAATTCTTGTCCGATGTTTCCTACATGCTCGATCACACCAACTTCCCGCCGATACACCCGATGTACGCGAAGCTTGCGGCGATCTTCGCAGAGGTGGTCGACTACGTGTTGAGAGGTCAGATGGATCCGGCCAAAGCGATCGACTACGCCATTGGTAAAATCAACGCGGATCTCGATCTCAAGGCCAGCGTGAAGATCATCAACGAGATACCGAAAGATTGGAGATTTGCTGGTAAATGACCAAGGAAAGATACTCAAGAAAGTGGGAGCTGTGGGCCTTCTTGGCCCCGGCTCTCGTTGTTGTGGTGATATTCTACGTCGTACCGCTCATCTTGACTGTATACACCAGCTTCACCCCTCTCAGAAACTGGAACATACAACGTTACGCGACGAGACTGATTGGTTTTTACAACTATCAGAAATTGTTCCACGCCATAGCGAACGATCCGTCGGTGAGGGCGGTCTTTTTGACGACCGCAGTTTTCGTCGGTTGCACGTTGCTTGTGAACGTGCTCGGCGGTTTGATCTTAGCTTTGCTCACCTTTTTCGTTGATAAAAGGACGAACTCTATCGCGAGCACGATCTGGTTGTTACCAAGAATGTCACCCATCGCGGTGTACGGACTGGTCTGGTACTATTTCTTCCATGGCAGCAGTGTGGGCACTTTGAATTCCCTCTTTTTGAAACTCGGTTTCATCGACAAACCCGTCGCTTGGGGTCAGGCCTTCATTCCCTATGGTCCGTGGAGCGTGATCATCTTCGTCAACGGGCTGGTGGGTGTGAGTTTCGGAATGATCGTGCTCTCTTCGGCCATCAAGAGCATTCCGAGCGAGTTCGTCATCGCTGCGAGGGTCGATGGTGCGACGGACTGGCAGATCTGCAGGAGGGTTTTGATACCTCAAATCAAATGGCACATCATGTACGTCACCACATGGCAATTGCTGAGTCTGCTCACTTCTTACGCGCACACGTACCTTCTGGTGAGCTGGAGATTGGTGAACAAGTCTTACGGAACCCCCTGGGCTCTATATGTGTACGATCTTGCGTTCACAGGTGTGTTCGACCAAGGATTGGCGGCCGCGGCGGGAACCCTTCTGGTCCTGGTGGGAGGACTGCTCGGTCTGATGACGCTCAGAATACTGGGCTTTGGAAAGCTCATGACGGAGCCGCGTGGTGATATCTGATGAGTCTGGGCGATGTGGAAGTTCGAAGCAAGAGCAGACAGATCTTTTATTCCATCATTCTAATAGCCTTCTCCGTGCCGGTGATCATGGCCTTTTCCATGCTCGTTCTTTCGAGCTTCGCAAACCAGATGGTGACGAACTTCGACTTTTCCAAGGTGAGATTCACGCTTAAGAACTGGCAACTTTTGTTTCAGGGCAGGATCGCCATAACTGGAGGGCTGAGGGAGAACATATTCCTCTACTTAATCAGCACGGCGATCGTCGCACTCGGAGTGGCCATCGTCACCACGCTCGTTGGGACTCTTTCTGGCTATGCGATCTCAAGGATCAGGTTCAAAGGGAGAAAGTTCGTACTCTTGATGATGCTCATGTTGCACGCTCTGCCCGGTTCGATCCTCATCGTCGGAGTCTACTTTCTCTACAGGCTGTGGATGCCGACGAGTCTCAACGCGCTCCGATATTTTTCTTTCTTCTATGTCATCATCGCCCGCGCCGCACTCGAAGTTCCACTCTCAGTGTGGCTCATGAAGGGCTTTTTCGATCTGCTGCCCTGGGAGATAGAGTGGTCCGCGCTGGTCGATGGTGCTTCGAGACTCAAGACTTGGGCGAAGATCATGATGCCCTTGATAAAACCCGGTGTGGTGGCTATACTGATCTTTGGTTTTCTCGCTGGCTGGCAGGACATCATCTATGTCAGAACGTTTCTCATAGACAAGACGCTCGCAACCTTCATCGAATCGAATCTGGAAGCTGAGATGGCTTACATGCCTCTGCTCGCCGCTGCAGCCACGCTTTATCTTTTACCCACGATCTTCTTCTACATAAGTTCTCAGAAGCTTCTGTTCAAAGTCTACGCGGGTGGCATCAGGAGGTGAAGGGTCTTGGCATCCATCGTGCTCGAGAACATCACGAAGAAGTTCGGCAAGGTTACGGCGCTCGATGGGGTGAATTTACAGATAGACGACGGCGAGTTCATCGTGTTGCTCGGTCCATCGGGTAGCGGCAAAACCACGTTGATGTACCTGATCGCAGGCATCTACAGACCAACTTCTGGACGCATCCTCTTCGACGGAAGGGACGTGACGAACCTGTCTCCAAAGGAGAGAAATGTGGGCCTGGTCTTTCAAAACTGGGCGCTCTATCCTCACATGAAGGTGTTCGACAACATAGCCTTCCCTCTGACCTTGAAGAAGACTGACAGAAACACGATCCAACAAAGGGTTCACGAAGTGGCAAGCATGCTCAAAATAGAAGCCCTCCTTGAGAGATACCCCTGGCAGTTGAGCGGTGGGCAACAACAACGTGTCGCCATTGCGAGAGCATTGGTGAAGCAACCTCAGATCCTTCTGTTCGATGAGCCGCTGAGCAACCTCGACGCGCTTTTGAGAATCGGTGTCAGGACGGAACTGAAAAGGTTACAGAAAGATTTGAAGATCACCTCGGTCTACGTCACGCACGATCAAGCTGAAGCTTTGGCGATCGCAGACAGAATTGCAGTGATAAACAATGGAAAACTGATTCAAGTGGGCACACCGGAGGAAATTTATTACAAACCGAGACACACGTTCGTGGCCGGCTTTGTGGGAAATCCACCCGCGAACCTCTTGAACGTTGAGTTCGATGGAACGAAATTGACGATACAGACTAAAACTTTCCAGGCCCCGGTCGAATTGCTGCAGAAGATCTCTGGCAGAAGAAGGATCGTTCTGGGCTTCAGGCCAGAGAAGGGAATCTTACTTGATCGCATCACAGAGAACGCCGTCGGTATCGAGGTACAGATTTACGAGGTCGAATCCATGGGAAGAGAACAAATCGTGACCGTTTCTATAGAACAGACGATGGTGAAAGTGCTGAGGCCCTCCGAAGAAAAGTTCCAGGTGGGTCAAAGGCTGTTTTTGTGTGTTGATATAAAAGATTTGATGCTTTTCGATTTCGACACGAACGAAGCGCTCGATGTTCAGTGAGTTTTGAGTTAACATATAACCGTGAGACCGATCGTGGGCATCAGCTGTTCGATGGATGAAGAGTCTTTAAAACTCAACATGAACTATTACCAAGCCGTCGAGGAAGCCGGTGGTTTGCCCATCCTCGTACCGATCCTCAAAGAGCAAGATAACCTGTACCAGTTGGCCAATCTTCTGGACGGAATGATCTTTTCCGGTGGAGTGGACATCGATCCTCACCACTACAACGAAGAGCCAC
This window contains:
- a CDS encoding sugar phosphate isomerase/epimerase family protein; this translates as MVRLIGINIDTKRLSGSEEKFKEELEKFECLGFDCVEIPPAGLDVIFNGEIVPERLNRIAQVLKRSSLKFTVHGPDPVDLTSDRKEDLQILSATIDFASSIGALTVVHHSGWFGKDEEKKRREIENLKRLCTKLERTNVCLVVENTKQLVEHTLQIVTAANHPQVKLLIDVGHLFLRVKGDEQKLLEQLTLGLPHTFELHVHDNFGKPEDDAESSLSRELHFAYLYGVGDLHLPLGLGKIPFERVFELVRERFDGIVVLEINDLNRFERDIPETLEKLKALSNVGGVQRA
- a CDS encoding ABC transporter substrate-binding protein, giving the protein MRRLLFVVLLCAAVLLFASVEDSIVQVGRTLEKNGINEVRYAVWGTGDPNSVLRVLGIVEAARRINDIWAKNNINVKVIIRETRYELDFTQMYQEFLSKQPLGTAGDFLVNSYVYIAPLAEEGYLLDLTPYLEKHKELLDDFFASHIEVAKYKGRIYGLPQDTEARPFYIRKDIAAKVGLDLHGLDQKVLKGEFTWFDVYEWAKKTVQLGASQWGLIHRRGSAHPDLMQFILAFGSKLYDPADGKLVFDKEAIYKWLTIEWVFAREKLLPSDMMAWDWAKQVHPAIVDGKTLFDIGGTWYWTEWQTKDYYTDPKTGQMRGLKPEEVEQWFYYTLFPAGEPGKKPVTLSQPFMWMVSSKAGAQNPKYSALKSTYDELAFLIVAKASDPEINAIHSIISAHLPVGKASAALLANKEWLDKLYNLQIDLDPSVKEKIAGIVKATVNPINAKFLSDVSYMLDHTNFPPIHPMYAKLAAIFAEVVDYVLRGQMDPAKAIDYAIGKINADLDLKASVKIINEIPKDWRFAGK
- a CDS encoding carbohydrate ABC transporter permease gives rise to the protein MTKERYSRKWELWAFLAPALVVVVIFYVVPLILTVYTSFTPLRNWNIQRYATRLIGFYNYQKLFHAIANDPSVRAVFLTTAVFVGCTLLVNVLGGLILALLTFFVDKRTNSIASTIWLLPRMSPIAVYGLVWYYFFHGSSVGTLNSLFLKLGFIDKPVAWGQAFIPYGPWSVIIFVNGLVGVSFGMIVLSSAIKSIPSEFVIAARVDGATDWQICRRVLIPQIKWHIMYVTTWQLLSLLTSYAHTYLLVSWRLVNKSYGTPWALYVYDLAFTGVFDQGLAAAAGTLLVLVGGLLGLMTLRILGFGKLMTEPRGDI
- a CDS encoding carbohydrate ABC transporter permease, whose translation is MSLGDVEVRSKSRQIFYSIILIAFSVPVIMAFSMLVLSSFANQMVTNFDFSKVRFTLKNWQLLFQGRIAITGGLRENIFLYLISTAIVALGVAIVTTLVGTLSGYAISRIRFKGRKFVLLMMLMLHALPGSILIVGVYFLYRLWMPTSLNALRYFSFFYVIIARAALEVPLSVWLMKGFFDLLPWEIEWSALVDGASRLKTWAKIMMPLIKPGVVAILIFGFLAGWQDIIYVRTFLIDKTLATFIESNLEAEMAYMPLLAAAATLYLLPTIFFYISSQKLLFKVYAGGIRR
- a CDS encoding ABC transporter ATP-binding protein, with amino-acid sequence MASIVLENITKKFGKVTALDGVNLQIDDGEFIVLLGPSGSGKTTLMYLIAGIYRPTSGRILFDGRDVTNLSPKERNVGLVFQNWALYPHMKVFDNIAFPLTLKKTDRNTIQQRVHEVASMLKIEALLERYPWQLSGGQQQRVAIARALVKQPQILLFDEPLSNLDALLRIGVRTELKRLQKDLKITSVYVTHDQAEALAIADRIAVINNGKLIQVGTPEEIYYKPRHTFVAGFVGNPPANLLNVEFDGTKLTIQTKTFQAPVELLQKISGRRRIVLGFRPEKGILLDRITENAVGIEVQIYEVESMGREQIVTVSIEQTMVKVLRPSEEKFQVGQRLFLCVDIKDLMLFDFDTNEALDVQ